Proteins encoded within one genomic window of Brassica rapa cultivar Chiifu-401-42 chromosome A09, CAAS_Brap_v3.01, whole genome shotgun sequence:
- the LOC103849389 gene encoding auxin response factor 22-like, whose translation MSQQAPSQWIVAKDLHDHVYTFCHFTSLLFLIFFCILNIFCSRGENGESRIRIRKAAPQQSNISSSVISEESMHHGLVATASNAINTKCMFDVFYRPKSSKFIVNCKKVIDAVNMKFNTGSRFTMKFEGHDFNEIIYSGTIVKVEDFSIYWKDSDWRNLQVQWDEAATISRPNKVSPWEIEPLIRKNKRQCEINEIGLAMSKPDYNDQMAQSTKENSITNASSSFRLFGVDLTASTKGRDVLEPLESYQKSKISEIFDEEKLDQIQAVTSLTETQTKKIRFTTSSTKVHMEGVVRTVDLTDFDGYNHMIVELEKLFNIEGKLHMHSQWKLTFKVHEGDMMLVGDDSWL comes from the exons ATGTCACAGCAAGCACCGAGTCAGTGGATAGTTGCTAAAGATCTCCATGATCAT GTATATACATTTTGTCATTTTACAtctcttttgtttcttatttttttttgtattttaaatattttttgttctaGAGGGGAGAATGGGGAATCACGAATCAGAATCAGAAAAGCAGCGCCTCAACAAAGCAATATATCATCATCAGTAATTTCAGAAGAGAGTATGCATCATGGTTTAGTTGCTACTGCATCGAATGCTATTAACACCAAATGTATGTTCGACGTGTTTTATAGGCCAAA GTCGAGCAAATTCATTGTCAACTGCAAAAAAGTTATAGATGCAGTGAACATGAAGTTCAATACAGGTTCAAGGTTTACTATGAAGTTTGAAGGAcatgattttaatgaaataat ATATTCTGGGACAATAGTAAAAGTGGAAGATTTCTCCATTTATTGGAAGGATTCAGATTGGCGAAATCTACAA GTTCAGTGGGATGAAGCTGCAACAATTTCAAGACCTAATAAGGTCTCTCCATGGGAAATCGAGCCTTTAATTCGAAAAAACAAACGCCAATGCGAAATTAACGAAATTG GTCTTGCTATGTCCAAACCAGATTACAATGACCAAATGGCCCagtcaacaaaagaaaattcaatCACCAATGCATCTAGTAGCTTCAGATTGTTTGGAGTTGATCTAACGGCTTCTACCAAAGGAAGAGATGTTTTGGAACCACTTGAATCATACCAAAAGAGTAAAATTTCTGAAATCTTTGATGAAGAAAAGCTTGATCAAATTCAAGCAGTGACATCACTAACAGAAACCCAAACGAAGAAAATAAGGTTTACTACAAGTAGTACCAAG GTTCACATGGAAGGTGTTGTTAGAACTGTTGATTTAACTGATTTTGATGGATACAATCACATGATCGTTGAACTAGAAAAACTCTTTAATATCGAAGGGAAGTTGCATATGCACAGTCAATGGAAACTAACCTttaaagttcatgaaggagataTGATGCTTGTTGGAGACGATTCATGGCTGTAA
- the LOC103839744 gene encoding eukaryotic translation initiation factor 2 subunit beta-like isoform X2, translating into MADEINEMQQELAPFDPTKKKKKKKVVLQDHAESSSPELQMEKADDPMPAGVNDGLESAVSGMKNSKKPVDSSSLNEESVEAVEDSDGHEEEKGVIQQENRYPWEGSDRLYLYEEMLGRVFNILRENNPDLTGNRRRTVMRPPQVLREGTKKTVFVNFMDLCKTMHRQPDHVMAFLLSELGTSGSLDGQQRLVVKGRFAPKSFEANLRKYVNNYVICHGCKSPDTNLTKENRLFFMRCEQCGSERSVEQIKAGYVALVGKRKT; encoded by the exons ATGGCTGATGAAATTAACGAGATGCAACAAGAA CTTGCACCCTTTGACccaaccaaaaagaaaaagaagaagaaagttgtTCTTCAGGATCATGCTGAGAGCTCATCACCAGAATTGCAGATGGAGAAAGCTGATGATCCAATGCCTGCAG GAGTTAATGATGGTCTTGAAAGCGCAGTTAGTGGAATGAAAAATAGCAAGAAGCCA GTTGATTCCAGCTCACTGAATGAAGAAAGTGTTGAAGCCGTAGAAGATTCGGATG GCCATGAGGAAGAGAAAGGAGTAATCCAGCAGGAGAATCGTTATCCTTGGGAGGGAAGTGATAGATTGTACCTATATGAAGAG ATGCTTGGTAGGGTCTTCAACATTCTGCGTGAAAACAATCCGGACCTAACTGGAAATAGGCGTCGTACAGTTATGAGGCCTCCTCAAGTTCTTCGTGAGGGGACAAAGAAGACGGTCTTTGTCAACTTTATGGACCTTTGCAAAAC GATGCATCGACAACCAGATCATGTTATGGCGTTCTTGCTTTCTGAGTTGGGTACTAGTGGCTCACTTGATGGCCAGCAAAGGTTGGTTGTTAAAGGGAGGTTTGCACCCAAGAGCTTTGAAGCGAATCTGCGAAAATATGTCA ATAACTATGTCATTTGCCATGGTTGCAAGAGCCCAGACACAAATCTTACAAAGGAGAATCGTCTCTTCTTTATGAGATGTGAACAG TGTGGATCAGAACGATCTGTGGAACAGATCAAAGCTGGTTATGTTGCACTCGTTGGTAAAAGGAAGACTTGA
- the LOC103839744 gene encoding eukaryotic translation initiation factor 2 subunit beta-like isoform X1 produces MADEINEMQQELAPFDPTKKKKKKKVVLQDHAESSSPELQMEKADDPMPAGVNDGLESAVSGMKNSKKPVDSSSLNEESVEAVEDSDGGHEEEKGVIQQENRYPWEGSDRLYLYEEMLGRVFNILRENNPDLTGNRRRTVMRPPQVLREGTKKTVFVNFMDLCKTMHRQPDHVMAFLLSELGTSGSLDGQQRLVVKGRFAPKSFEANLRKYVNNYVICHGCKSPDTNLTKENRLFFMRCEQCGSERSVEQIKAGYVALVGKRKT; encoded by the exons ATGGCTGATGAAATTAACGAGATGCAACAAGAA CTTGCACCCTTTGACccaaccaaaaagaaaaagaagaagaaagttgtTCTTCAGGATCATGCTGAGAGCTCATCACCAGAATTGCAGATGGAGAAAGCTGATGATCCAATGCCTGCAG GAGTTAATGATGGTCTTGAAAGCGCAGTTAGTGGAATGAAAAATAGCAAGAAGCCA GTTGATTCCAGCTCACTGAATGAAGAAAGTGTTGAAGCCGTAGAAGATTCGGATGGTG GCCATGAGGAAGAGAAAGGAGTAATCCAGCAGGAGAATCGTTATCCTTGGGAGGGAAGTGATAGATTGTACCTATATGAAGAG ATGCTTGGTAGGGTCTTCAACATTCTGCGTGAAAACAATCCGGACCTAACTGGAAATAGGCGTCGTACAGTTATGAGGCCTCCTCAAGTTCTTCGTGAGGGGACAAAGAAGACGGTCTTTGTCAACTTTATGGACCTTTGCAAAAC GATGCATCGACAACCAGATCATGTTATGGCGTTCTTGCTTTCTGAGTTGGGTACTAGTGGCTCACTTGATGGCCAGCAAAGGTTGGTTGTTAAAGGGAGGTTTGCACCCAAGAGCTTTGAAGCGAATCTGCGAAAATATGTCA ATAACTATGTCATTTGCCATGGTTGCAAGAGCCCAGACACAAATCTTACAAAGGAGAATCGTCTCTTCTTTATGAGATGTGAACAG TGTGGATCAGAACGATCTGTGGAACAGATCAAAGCTGGTTATGTTGCACTCGTTGGTAAAAGGAAGACTTGA